One region of Oryza sativa Japonica Group chromosome 10, ASM3414082v1 genomic DNA includes:
- the LOC4348936 gene encoding uncharacterized protein yields the protein MEAKLSAASRRVAPSPIQQLSHLAQRAGAVNLAEGFPDFPAPAHVKAAAAAAIAADLNQYRHVQGICDALAETMKRDHGLRVDPLTDFAVCCGQSEAFAAAIFAIIDQGDEVLLFDPAFETYQTCIELARGVPVYVPLDPPSWTLNEDKFLKSFTNRTKAVVLNSPHNPTGKVFSREELLIIAQACQKMDCFAITDEVYEYITYDENKHISLASLPGMQERTIITSSLSKTYSVTGWRIGWACAPANIASAIRNIHVKLTDSAPAPFQEAALVALTSPPDFYSSLKQDYTARRDFILQVLTDFGFRISFKPQGSIFVFVELPRSWQLSDMDFVTNLIKNAGVAAVPGRGFFHSSTDDPSYHHRYVRFAFCKSNDTLNAAAEKMRKLAVSHDARLLRPTDDGEAGQTASATSP from the exons ATGGAGGCGAAGctgtcggcggcgtcgaggcgggTGGCGCCGTCGCCCATCCAGCAGCTCTCCCACCTGGCGcagcgcgccggcgccgtcaaCCTCGCCGAGGGCTTCCCCGACTTCCCGGCCCCCGCCCACgtcaaggccgccgccgccgccgccatcgccgccgacctcaACCAGTACAG GCATGTGCAGGGGATCTGCGACGCCCTCGCGGAGACGATGAAGCGGGACCATGGCCTCCGCGTCGACCCTCTCACCGACTTCGCCGTTTGCTGCGGCCAGTCTGAGGCGTTTGCTGCAGCGATATTTGCAA TAATTGACCAAGGGGATGAAGTTTTGCTCTTTGATCCAGCTTTTGAAACCTATCAAACGTGCATTGAACTAGCCCGAGGTGTCCCT GTGTATGTGCCGTTGGATCCACCTTCTTGGACTTTGAATGAAGATAAatttttgaaatcatttacaaaCCGGACAAAGGCAGTGGTCTTGAATAG CCCGCACAATCCAACAGGAAAGGTTTTTAGCAGAGAGGAATTGCTTATCATTGCTCAAGCTTGTCAGAAAATGGACTGCTTTGCAATAACTGATGAG GTTTATGAGTACATTACTTACGATGAGAACAAGCATATCTCATTGGCTTCGCTTCCAGGAATGCAAGAAAGGACCATCATTACTTCCTCACTGTCAAAAACTTACAGCGTAACTG GTTGGAGAATTGGATGGGCTTGTGCTCCAGCTAATATCGCCTCAGCAATAAGAAACATCCATGTCAAGCTAACTGATTCAGCCCCTGCACCATTCCAAGAAGCTGCGTTGGTTGCGTTAACAAGCCCACCAGACTTCTATTCATCCTTGAAACAG GACTACACGGCGAGAAGAGACTTCATCCTTCAGGTGCTTACTGATTTTGGCTTCCGCATTAGCTTCAAGCCACAAGGCTCGATCTTTGTATTTGTTGAGCTTCCAAGGTCATGGCAACTTTCAGAT ATGGATTTCGTGACGAACTTGATAAAAAATGCTGGTGTGGCGGCCGTGCCTGGTCGGGGATTCTTCCACTCAAGTACCGACGACCCAAGCTACCATCACCGGTATGTCAGGTTTGCGTTTTGCAAGAGCAATGACACCCTAAACGCTGCTGCCGAGAAGATGAGGAAGCTAGCAGTCAGTCATGATGCAAGGTTATTGAGGCCTACTGATGATGGAGAAGCAGGTCAGACTGCATCAGCCACCTCTCCTTGA
- the LOC4348937 gene encoding type III polyketide synthase A gives MADLGFGDARSGNGSRSQCSRGKAMLLALGKGLPEQVLPQEKVVETYLQDTICDDPATRAKLERLCKTTTVRTRYTVMSKELLDEHPELRTEGTPTLTPRLDICNAAVLELGATAARAALGEWGRPAADITHLVYISSSELRLPGGDLFLATRLGLHPNTVRTSLLFLGCSGGAAALRTAKDIAENNPGSRVLVVAAETTVLGFRPPSPDRPYDLVGAALFGDGASAAIIGAGPIAAEESPFLELQFSTQEFLPGTDKVIDGKITEEGINFKLGRDLPEKIENRIEGFCRTLMDRVGIKEFNDVFWAVHPGGPAILNRLEVCLELQPEKLKISRKALMNYGNVSSNTVFYVLEYLRDELKKGMIREEWGLILAFGPGITFEGMLVRGIN, from the exons ATGGCTGACCTTGGATTCGGCGATGCCAGGAGTGGCAATGGCAGCAGGAGCCAATGCTCCAGGGGGAAGGCGATGCTGCTCGCCCTCGGCAAGGGCCTCCCTGAGCAAGTTCTTCCCCAGGAGAAGGTCGTCGAGACCTACCTCCAGGACACCATCTGCGACGATCCTGCAACAAGGGCAAAGCTGGAAAGACTTT gcaAGACCACCACAGTGAGGACAAGGTACACTGTCATGTCAAAGGAGCTCCTAGACGAGCACCCAGAGCTCAGGACTGAGGGAACTCCAACACTGACGCCACGGCTTGACATCTGCAATGCTGCAGTGCTTGAGCTTGGTGCTACTGCAGCCCGTGCCGCCCTTGGTGAATGGGGGCGTCCAGCAGCTGACATCACCCACCTTGTCTACATCTCGTCCAGTGAGCTTCGCCTCCCAGGGGGTGACCTTTTCCTGGCAACTCGCCTTGGCCTCCATCCAAACACCGTCCGCACTTCCCTTCTCTTCCTTGGCTGCTCCGGTGGCGCTGCCGCGCTCCGCACCGCCAAGGACATTGCTGAGAACAACCCAGGGAGCCGCGTCCTTGTAGTAGCCGCGGAGACGACGGTGCTGGGATTCCGGCCACCAAGTCCTGACCGTCCTTACGATCTTGTTGGTGCTGCCCTGTTTGGTGACGGCGCATCAGCTGCGATCATTGGAGCAGGCCCCATTGCTGCTGAGGAGAGTCCCTTCCTAGAGCTTCAGTTCTCAACACAGGAGTTCCTACCAGGGACGGACAAGGTAATTGATGGCAAGATCACTGAGGAAGGGATTAATTTCAAACTGGGGCGTGATTTGCCCGAAAAGATTGAAAACCGTATAGAAGGGTTCTGCAGGACACTCATGGATCGGGTTGGGATAAAGGAGTTCAATGATGTATTCTGGGCTGTGCATCCTGGTGGTCCAGCAATACTGAACAGGCTAGAGGTTTGCCTTGAACTCCAGCCAGAGAAGCTCAAGATCAGTAGAAAGGCCCTGATGAACTATGGTAATGTGAGCAGCAACACCGTCTTCTATGTGTTGGAGTATTTGAGGGATGAGTTGAAGAAAGGGATGATAAGGGAAGAATGGGGACTGATCTTGGCTTTTGGCCCAGGCATCACATTTGAAGGAATGCTAGTTCGAGGCATTAACTGA
- the LOC4348935 gene encoding uncharacterized protein: MSLRQLLLQARRFASRPPPPLSNMLVLCRGISDRGHKALPSAPPRHSTGQIQMPQTFHCSNANPLGNRFQIDVVDSDLWPASFDLSMDHAPKTGCPDDFQEHEDGEMHDSEDEIDDMRHRKKLFYKLDRGSKEFEENNVSLRHRRKREKGNVKNPKESKKVDPDESASVKLPKLKTKYTVREEDVVEAKRDRVPTFNQMTDPYHHPFCLDIHVTKGSVRACFVHRVSSRVVTVAHSISKDMKFDVGSRKGMKACAAVGALLAKRAIEDDIHNAIYTPRKGDRIEGKIEVVLRAIIDNGVEVKVKLKQRKPTKNALAMQHSQSH; encoded by the exons ATGTCGCTCCGACAGCTGCTTCTCCAAGCGCGGCGCTTCGCgtctcggccgccgccgccgctctcgaaTATGCTCGTTCTCTGCCGAGGCATTTCTGACCGCGGACACAAAGCCTTGCCTTCGGCGCCGCCTCGCCACTCCACCGGGCAAATCCAGATGCCGCAAACTTTCCATTGCTCAAATGCCAACCCCCTTGGCAATCGCTTCCAAATTGACGTGGTCGACTCCGACCTCTGGCCCGCATCCTTCGACCTGTCCATGGACCATGCACCGAAAACTGGGTGCCCTGATGATTTTCAAGAACATGAGGATGGAGAAATGCATGACTCTGAAGATGAGATAGATGACATGAGGCACCGTAAGAAGCTGTTTTACAAGTTGGACAGGGGTTCCAAGGAGTTTGAGGAGAACAATGTGTCCTTGCGCCACAGgcggaagagagaaaaaggcaaTGTAAAGAATCCAAAGGAATCCAAGAAGGTGGATCCTGATGAATCCGCTTCTGTGAAGCTCCCAAAGCTGAAAACGAAGTATACAGTGCGTGAGGAGGATGTGGTTGAGGCAAAGAGGGATCGGGTGCCAACATTTAACCAGAtgacggatccttaccaccacccTTTCTGTCTGGACATACATGTCACCAAGGGGTCCGTTCGTGCTTGCTTTGTGCACCGAGTGAGCAGCAGGGTTGTCACAGTCGCGCACTCCATATCAAAGGACATGAAGTTTGATGTCGGTTCAAGGAAAGGTATGAAGGCGTGTGCAGCGGTTGGGGCATTGCTTGCAAAACGTGCAATAGAGGATGATATTCACAATGCGATTTATACACCAAGGAAAGGAGATAGGATTGAAGGGAAGATTGAGGTTGTGCTGCGTGCAATTATTGATAATGGGGTTGAAGTTAAGGTGAAACTCAAGCAAAGGAAGCCAACAAAG AATGCACTGGCTATGCAGCATTCTCAATCTCACTGA
- the LOC107277251 gene encoding uncharacterized protein yields the protein MESLPEDVLLEIFSRLPARSAARLRAMSRSWRAELSSPSFVDLHLRRANTTAPPKLFCCPCDDKLMLADQWCLYDLQLGGGPGRELVRGGEFGDVLPAPLTKPLRGLVLVMCYGRNGVYVCNPSTGGEALALPDTELPSKATFRPSLGPGPPYYRNVAYGLGYCSAAKEFKVVRMFSEGHYEETATRCEVFVLDSPADGGGMVSFNVADESFGSLPAPPPLAAAVYGVADWRIRERMTELDGCLCVCQYACGSDGHGPCRLWLLRRHGGGDETAARWEKLCCIDPIPWPSRSIVPLCMYGEKILMRTGRSVVFAVDAAACGGGAPEILFRPDEHEATAGEFEDTQLPALGLYEESLVPVGRTVEEIVFSSPATRAWSDVLKWLPARTVSELSVVCKAWRAMVTTDRFIRSHAVHANMAARRPRIRFVMDPVGGVPADIDRHTDEIHEPDISPKPFVCSQPCHGLNVGSFSDVLDFVCNPIMDYHEELPLIESDDDYDDDGDDDIFYGRIALGYDEEIYWLVDPALGPASATTTTPPTSACELVALDCRNAVARHHYDVVRGPPMPPCGRVSVLRLHGALCVACSDRDANAIDVWAMQQGAGTAVWSMVYRIELAGYSPEYTSEKTTVMGVDPTSGRILLNTEQSLGYYDPKTGELETIYRVRRMYQEANDGSGAWYDGRFCAVVCEESLFWYPVWRDYAQ from the exons ATGGAGTCGCTGCCGGAGGACGTCCTCCTGGAGATCTTCTCCCGCCTGCCGGCCAGGTCGGCCGCCCGGCTCCGCGCCATGTCGCGCTCGTGGCGCGCCGAGCTCTCGTCGCCGTCCTTCGTCGACCTCCACCTCCGGCGAGCCAACACGACGGCGCCGCCCAAGCTCTTCTGCTGCCCTTGCGACGACAAGCTTATGCTCGCCGATCAGTGGTGCCTGTACGATCtgcagctcggcggcggcccTGGGAGGGAGCTCGTGCGCGGCGGCGAGTTCGGCGACGTGTTGCCTGCTCCTCTCACCAAGCCTCTCCGTGGCCTCGTCTTGGTCATGTGCTACGGCAGGAACGGCGTCTACGTCTGCAACCCTtccaccggcggcgaggcgctcgCCCTCCCCGACACCGAGCTGCCGTCGAAGGCGACGTTCCGGCCGTCGTTGGGACCCGGGCCACCGTACTACCGCAACGTCGCGTACGGCCTCGGTTACTGCTCGGCGGCGAAGGAGTTCAAGGTCGTCCGCATGTTCAGCGAGGGCCACTACGAGGAGACGGCGACAAGATGCGAGGTGTTCGTCCTCGACTCGCCGGC TGACGGTGGTGGTATGGTCAGTTTCAACGTCGCCGATGAGAGCTTCGGCtcgctgccggcgccgccgccgttggcggcggcggtgtacgGTGTGGCGGATTGGCGGATAAGGGAGAGGATGACGGAGCTGGACGGGTGCTTATGCGTGTGCCAATATGCTTGTGGAAGCGATGGCCATGGGCCTTGTCGTCTATGGCTGCTCCGGCggcacggtggcggcgacgagacggcggcgcggtgggagAAGCTCTGCTGCATCGACCCGATCCCATGGCCTTCGCGCTCGATCGTGCCGCTATGCATGTACGGGGAGAAGATCTTGATGCGGACGGGGCGAAGCGTGGTGTTCgccgtggacgccgccgcctgcggcggcggcgcaccggagATCCTGTTCCGGCCGGACGAGCAcgaggccaccgccggcgagttCGAGGACACGCAGTTACCGGCGCTAGGCCTGTACGAGGAGAGCCTCGTGCCCGTGGGCCGCACCGTCGAGGAGATCgtcttctcgtcgccggcgaccaggGCTTGGTCCGACGTCCTCAAGTGGCTGCCGGCGAGGACGGTGTCGGAGCTCAGCGTCGTGTGCAAGGCGTGGCGCGCCATGGTCACCACCGACCGCTTCATCCGCTCGCACGCCGTCCACGCCAACATGGCGGCGAGAAGACCGCGGATCAGGTTCGTCATGGACCCCGTCGGCGGTGTACCCGCCGACATTGATCGTCACACTGACGAGATTCACGAGCCAGACATCTCCCCCAAGCCGTTCGTCTGCTCCCAGCCCTGCCATGGCCTCAACGTCGGCAGCTTCTCCGACGTCCTCGATTTCGTCTGCAACCCCATCATGGACTACCACGAGGAACTTCCACTAATCGAAAGCGACGACGActatgacgacgacggcgacgacgacatctTCTACGGCCGCATCGCGCTGGGGTACGACGAGGAG ATCTACTGGCTGGTCGACCCAGCGCTCGGCCCTGCATCCGCCaccacgacgacgccgccgacgtcggcgtGCGAGCTGGTGGCGCTCGACTGCCGCAACGCCGTCGCGCGCCACCACTACGACGTCGTGCGGGGGCCGCCGATGCCACCGTGCGGCCGCGTCTCCGTCCTCCGGCTCCACGGCGCGCTCTGCGTGGCGTGCTCGGACCGCGACGCGAACGCCATAGACGTGTGGGCAATGCAGCAGGGCGCCGGCACCGCCGTCTGGTCCATGGTGTACCGCATCGAGCTCGCCGGGTACTCGCCGGAGTACACGTCGGAGAAGACGACGGTGATGGGCGTCGACCCGACGAGCGGGCGCATCCTGCTCAACACGGAGCAGTCGCTGGGTTACTACGATCCCAAGACGGGGGAGCTGGAGACGATCTACCGTGTCAGAAGGATGTACCAGGAGGCAAATGATGGCAGTGGTGCATGGTACGATGGGAGGTTCTGTGCGGTTGTCTGTGAAGAGAGCCTGTTTTGGTATCCGGTCTGGAGGGATTATGCTCAGTAA
- the LOC136353774 gene encoding uncharacterized protein yields MAVEHKKAVGSVWLPDDVFFSILSYLPAKPVARFRSVSHSWRDMLSSAPFVQLHLRRANRPGQLKVFFHTGLPVDNDLPDKHFYYTWQQDGGPAKKLMRHGFSGGFSRITKPLHGLVLLFLFHSYGRGFFVLNPCTNALLTLPDTKYPLKNNRHLGTNLSGKYRSPGYMYWSYGLGYCSATGEYKVVRLFSLPYDPEAAATFCEVFVLDAPAYWRPTAQQPPAPADHNVKVMVTDPPVFLNGLFYFLCRDGLDVITLDVGDETFGSPPPLPVANMALDRNNKCVVLGVDLNGSGTSATPPEILLNPEDAVATAAETHLSPETTTATCRFRSEYPPELSLFEESLVPLGRTLEEIVFSSPATRAWSEVLKLLPARTVSDLSLVCREWRAMVTTNRFIRSHAVHSNLIATHPRIKLVVDTPRDYLDASGFADLDDLIISGNRPRMCTSTSFICSPPCHGLNLGTFRRTNYLFNPCTGYQVELCPPDYDYDDRVFDGVMALGYDAATGAHLAVHLDCWNFETRAYELRCRTQLVGGHEVWKPAESPPRAADMEVPAAYANGKIYWVVDRKFGPQPSSTAAAACELLVFDMEARKFEVIQGPPCRLPRFNFGPIGPPGERDPKKYQKRVVRNKYRKRKIEPCHRHGESRITLLELHGALCVACSDPATDAIDMWMVKDDGAWSVEYRLEIGELSPEYSLETTSPMAIDPVDGRILLNTGTSLGYYDPKTRALETIYSVDIRHDNEGLRYRFCPVICQESLVCPLPGKY; encoded by the exons ATGGCGGTCGAGCACAAGAAAGCCGTTGGCTCGGTTTGGTTACCCGACGACGTCTTCTTCAGTATCCTCTCCTACCTGCCGGCCAAGCCGGTGGCTCGCTTCCGCTCTGTGTCGCATTCATGGCGCGACATGCTCTCGTCGGCGCCTTTCGTCCAGCTCCATCTCCGGCGAGCCAATAGGCCAGGCCAGCTTAAGGTCTTCTTCCACACGGGCTTGCCGGTGGACAACGATCTCCCCGACAAGCACTTCTACTACACTTggcagcaggacggtggtccgGCCAAGAAGCTCATGCGCCATGGCTTCTCCGGAGGGTTTTCTCGGATCACCAAGCCTCTCCATGGCCTCGTTCTGTTGTTCCTCTTCCACTCCTATGGCCGCGGCTTCTTCGTGCTCAACCCTTGTACCAATGCACTCCTCACTCTTCCTGACACCAAGTATCCATTGAAGAACAACCGTCACCTTGGAACAAATTTGTCCGGGAAATACCGATCACCGGGGTACATGTACTGGTCGTACGGACTCGGCTACTGCTCGGCCACCGGCGAGTACAAGGTCGTCCGGCTGTTCAGTCTACCGTATGACcctgaggcggcggcgacattCTGTGAGGTCTTCGTCCTCGACGCGCCGGCGTACTGGAGACCTACCGCCcagcagccgccggcgccggccgaccACAACGTCAAGGTAATGGTGACGGACCCGCCGGTGTTCTTGAACGGATTATTCTACTTCCTCTGCCGTGACGGCTTGGACGTCATCACCTTGGACGTCGGCGACGAGACGTTCggttcaccgccgccgctgccggtcgCGAACATGGCCTTGGATCGGAACA ATAAATGCGTTGTGCTCGGCGTGGACCTCAACGGCAGTGGCACCAGTGCAACGCCGCCGGAGATTCTGCTCAATCCGGAGGACGCCGTCGCAACGGCGGCGGAGACTCATCTCTCACCGGAGACCACCACAGCCACCTGCAGGTTCAGGAGTGAGTATCCACCAGAGCTAAGCCTATTCGAGGAGAGCCTCGTGCCCTTGGGCCGCACCTTGGAGGAGATCgtcttctcgtcgccggcgacaagGGCTTGGTCGGAGGTCCTCAAGTTGCTGCCGGCGAGGACGGTGTCGGATCTCAGCCTCGTGTGCAGGGAGTGGCGCGCCATGGTCACCACGAACCGCTTCATCCGATCGCATGCCGTCCACTCCAACCTGATCGCCACACACCCCCGGATCAAGCTCGTCGTCGACACCCCTCGCGACTACCTCGACGCCTCCGGATTCGCCGATCTTGACGACCTGATAATCTCCGGAAACCGGCCAAGAATGTGTACTTCTACTTCGTTCATCTGTTCGCCGCCATGCCATGGGCTCAACCTGGGGACCTTCCGTAGGACGAACTACCTGTTCAACCCCTGCACCGGTTACCAAGTTGAGCTATGCCCTCCTGACTACGACTACGACGACAGAGTGTTCGACGGCGTCATGGCGCTCGGCTACGACGCGGCGACCGGCGCGCACTTGGCGGTCCATCTCGACTGCTGGAACTTCGAGACGCGGGCCTACGAGCTGCGGTGCCGGACACAGCTCGTCGGTGGCCACGAGGTATGGAAGCCTGCAGAATCTCCGCCAAGGGCCGCGGACATGGAGGTGCCGGCGGCCTATGCTAACGGGAAAATCTACTGGGTGGTGGACCGTAAATTCGGGCCGCAgccgagctccaccgccgcggcggcgtgcgaGCTCCTGGTGTTCGACATGGAAGCTCGCAAGTTCGAGGTCATCCAAGGCCCACCATGCCGTCTCCCACGGTTCAATTTCGGTCCTATCGGACCCCCCGGAGAAAGGGACCCAAAGAAATACCAAAAAAGGGTCGTTCGAAACAAATACCGAAAACGAAAGATTGAACCCTGCCATCGCCATGGCGAGAGCAGGATAACCCTCCTTGAGCTCCATGGCGCTCTCTGCGTAGCCTGCTCGGACCCGGCCACCGACGCGATCGACATGTGGATGGTGAAAGACGACGGTGCTTGGTCCGTGGAGTATCGTCTAGAGATCGGCGAGCTCTCGCCGGAGTACTCGTTGGAGACGACCTCGCCGATGGCCATTGATCCGGTGGATGGCCGCATTCTGCTCAACACGGGCACGTCGCTGGGCTACTACGACCCCAAGACAAGGGCGTTGGAGACGATCTACAGTGTTGATATTCGACATGACAATGAGGGACTCAGGTACAGGTTCTGTCCCGTTATCTGCCAAGAAAGCCTCGTCTGCCCTCTCCCTGGGAAATACTAA
- the LOC4348933 gene encoding uncharacterized protein, whose protein sequence is MAGRRLALLLLAVASVSLLAASPAAAARPCHTFFVSFAANPNPIVGDGEVGDHRGAALATATVITVFRVRRLGPHLAHVHGHGHAHPNLHHLHSIPANVQIRRPELPEHPRPAAHAADSFQERAKDILVVVVGILFGVGCGALTAASMYLVWSVLAGDAAAAPSPYDELYGDEDEEASDSESPKKVGYVIIPGVEAHDGGMN, encoded by the coding sequence atggccggccgccgcctcgccctgctcctcctcgccgtagCCTCCGtgtccctcctcgccgcctcccccgccgcggcggctcgCCCGTGCCACACTTTCTTCGTCTCCTTCGCGGCCAACCCCAACCccatcgtcggcgacggcgaggtgggcgaccaccgcggcgccgccctGGCGACGGCCACGGTCATCACCGTCTTCCGCGTCCGCCGCCTCGGCCCCCACCTCGCCCACgtccacggccacggccacgccCACCCcaacctccaccacctccactcCATCCCCGCCAACGTCCAGATCCGCCGCCCCGAGCTCCCGGAGCACCCCCGCCCGGCGGCCCATGCCGCGGACAGCTTCCAGGAGCGCGCCAAGGACATcctcgtggtcgtcgtcggGATCCTCTTCGGCGTCGGCTGCGGCGcgctcaccgccgcctccatgtACCTCGTGTGGtccgtcctcgccggcgacgccgccgccgcgccctccccctACGACGAGCTCTacggcgacgaggacgaggaggcgtCCGACTCCGAGAGCCCCAAGAAGGTCGGCTACGTCATCATCCCCGGCGTCGAGGCGCACGACGGCGGCATGAACTAG
- the LOC4348934 gene encoding pentatricopeptide repeat-containing protein At1g09820, with the protein MPLATLLGHLAAGRFGLVQALTGAATAAAAHRLLHLLLRTAPPPPLPDLVSLARWSRAHFRAPLPLRLHGLLLARLASKGLYPLLRSELHVLAAARLHSPASILRALPSPSASASASTPLIADMLVLALARASQPLRAYDAFLLAGESHPRHRPSTSSVNALLAGLVGAKRVDLAEKAFRSALRRRVSPDIYTFNTVISGLCRIGQLRKAGDVAKDIKAWGLAPSVATYNSLIDGYCKKGGAGNMYHVDMLLKEMVEAGISPTAVTFGVLINGYCKNSNTAAAVRVFEEMKQQGIAASVVTYNSLISGLCSEGKVEEGVKLMEEMEDLGLSPNEITFGCVLKGFCKKGMMADANDWIDGMTERNVEPDVVIYNILIDVYRRLGKMEDAMAVKEAMAKKGISPNVTTYNCLITGFSRSGDWRSASGLLDEMKEKGIEADVVTYNVLIGALCCKGEVRKAVKLLDEMSEVGLEPNHLTYNTIIQGFCDKGNIKSAYEIRTRMEKCRKRANVVTYNVFIKYFCQIGKMDEANDLLNEMLDKCLVPNGITYETIKEGMMEKGYTPDIRGCTVSQASENPASS; encoded by the coding sequence ATGCCGCTCGCCACGCTGCtcggccacctcgccgccggccgcttcgGCCTCGTGCAGGCGCTCACCGGCGCCGcgaccgcggcggccgcgcaccgactcctccacctcctcctccgcacagcgccgccgcctcccctcccggacCTCGTCTCCCTCGCGCGGTGGTCGCGCGCCCACttccgcgcgccgctcccgctccgGCTCCACGGGCTCCTCCTCGCCCGCCTCGCCTCCAAGGGGCTCTACCCCCTCCTCCGCTCCGAGCTCCAcgtcctcgccgcggcgcgcctCCACTCCCCCGCATCCATCCTCCGCGCTCTCCCCTCCCCGTCCGCGTCCGCGTCCGCATCCACGCCGCTCATCGCCGACATGCTCGTCCTCGCCCTCGCCAGGGCATCCCAGCCCCTCAGGGCGTACGAcgcgttcctcctcgccggggAGAGCCACCCGCGGCAccgcccctccacctcctccgtgAACGCCCTtctcgccggcctcgtcggcgcCAAGCGGgtcgacctcgccgagaaggcgtTCAGGAgcgcgctgcggcggcgcgtGTCACCGGACATCTACACCTTCAACACCGTCATCTCCGGCCTCTGCAGGATCGGCCAGCTCCGCAAAGCCGGCGATGTCGCCAAGGACATCAAGGCATGGGGTCTGGCTCCCTCTGTGGCCACCTACAATAGCCTCATCGATGGGTACTGCAAGAAGGGTGGAGCTGGGAACATGTACCATGTCGACATGCTTTTGAAGGAGATGGTCGAAGCCGGGATCTCACCGACTGCAGTTACATTTGGTGTGTTGATCAATGGGTATTGCAAGAACTCGAATACTGCGGCCGCAGTGAGAGTCTTCGAGGAGATGAAGCAGCAGGGGATCGCTGCGAGTGTCGTGACGTATAATTCGCTAATTTCAGGTCTCTGCAGTGAGGGTAAGGTGGAGGAAGGGGTGAAGCTgatggaggagatggaggaTTTGGGGCTGTCACCCAATGAAATCACCTTTGGCTGTGTTCTGAAAGGGTTTTGTAAGAAGGGAATGATGGCAGATGCCAATGATTGGATTGATGGTATGACAGAGAGGAATGTGGAACCTGATGTGGTTATTTACAATATCTTGATCGATGTGTATCGCCGTCTTGGAAAAATGGAGGATGCAATGGCGGTGAAGGAGGCAATGGCAAAGAAGGGGATCAGTCCCAATGTCACAACATATAATTGCTTGATAACAGGGTTTAGCCGCAGTGGGGATTGGAGGAGTGCTTCTGGCCTTctggatgagatgaaggagaaAGGTATTGAAGCAGACGTCGTCACTTACAATGTGCTTATTGGTGCTTTGTGCTGCAAAGGTGAGGTACGGAAAGCTGTAAAGCTCTTGGATGAAATGTCGGAAGTTGGATTGGAACCAAACCATCTGACCTACAATACCATAATACAGGGGTTCTGTGATAAGGGTAACATTAAGTCTGCCTATGAAATTAGAACCAGGATGGAAAAATGTCGGAAACGGGCAAATGTGGTTACGtacaatgtgttcatcaagtaTTTCTGCCAGATAGGGAAGATGGATGAAGCTAATGATCTACTCAATGAGATGTTGGACAAATGTCTAGTTCCAAACGGGATCACTTATGAAACGATAAAAGAGGGGATGATGGAAAAAGGCTATACACCAGATATTAGAGGGTGCACTGTCTCACAAGCTTCTGAAAACCCAGCATCATCCTGA